One Streptomyces sp. L2 genomic window carries:
- a CDS encoding aminotransferase class I/II-fold pyridoxal phosphate-dependent enzyme has product MAFCPAARPLGSSCRAPLIDTGEVLLKPATRLAGLSYGLRGALPQLADDLEQRGRSIIRLHLGDPGAHRIPAPPVVLDAIQRCLHDSCSYSPTQGLPAARTAIASYYQDSGLALTPADILLGNGVSELVLLALQALLNPGDEVLVPTPGYPLWPAAIHLAGGTPIPYRCDEQAGWQPDPDHLTSQISPRTVALVANTPHNPTGAIWGAAVLRVLANIARRHRLVLMSDEIYAHIVYDTKHTILATLAPDLPCVTFNGLSKTCCIPGFRSAWMAVSGPRTTTRAYTQAVTQLASLRLCPNVPAQHAITPALHHIHNIETSLTGPAGPLRQRHDAAWEALSGIPGLSCVRPQGAFYLFPRIPYGVDDRSDHDNTVAHELLHDYGVLISPGSDFHHGRNDHIRLCTLADPFQLKEAMTRIASYFAAVT; this is encoded by the coding sequence TTGGCTTTCTGCCCGGCGGCACGCCCGCTCGGCTCCAGCTGCCGGGCACCTCTCATCGACACGGGAGAAGTCTTGCTCAAACCAGCCACCCGCCTGGCCGGCCTTTCCTACGGCCTGCGCGGTGCCCTGCCTCAACTCGCCGACGACCTCGAACAACGCGGCCGCTCCATCATCCGCCTCCACCTCGGCGACCCCGGCGCCCACCGCATCCCCGCACCCCCCGTGGTCCTGGACGCGATACAACGCTGCCTCCACGACTCCTGCAGCTACAGCCCCACCCAAGGACTGCCCGCCGCCCGCACCGCCATCGCCTCCTACTACCAGGACAGCGGCCTCGCCCTCACTCCTGCCGACATCCTTCTGGGCAACGGAGTCTCCGAACTCGTTCTCCTCGCGCTCCAGGCCCTGCTCAACCCCGGGGACGAGGTTCTCGTCCCCACACCCGGCTACCCGCTGTGGCCCGCCGCCATCCACCTCGCAGGCGGCACACCGATCCCCTACCGCTGCGACGAACAGGCCGGATGGCAACCCGACCCCGACCATCTCACCAGCCAGATCAGCCCCCGTACCGTGGCCCTCGTCGCCAACACACCGCACAACCCCACCGGCGCCATCTGGGGCGCAGCCGTGCTCCGCGTGCTCGCGAATATCGCCCGCAGACACCGCCTTGTGCTCATGTCCGACGAAATCTACGCCCACATCGTGTACGACACGAAGCACACCATCCTCGCCACACTTGCCCCCGACCTGCCCTGCGTGACCTTCAACGGATTGTCCAAAACGTGCTGCATCCCGGGATTCCGGAGCGCTTGGATGGCCGTCTCCGGACCCCGTACCACAACCCGTGCCTACACCCAGGCCGTCACCCAACTCGCATCCCTGCGCCTGTGCCCGAACGTGCCCGCCCAACACGCCATTACCCCCGCCCTCCACCACATCCACAACATCGAAACCAGCCTCACCGGTCCCGCAGGCCCGCTGCGTCAACGTCACGACGCCGCGTGGGAGGCCCTCAGCGGCATCCCCGGGCTCAGCTGCGTGCGACCGCAAGGAGCCTTCTATCTCTTTCCCCGCATTCCTTACGGGGTTGATGACCGAAGTGACCACGACAACACCGTCGCGCATGAGCTCCTGCATGATTACGGAGTCCTCATCAGCCCCGGCAGCGACTTCCACCACGGGCGAAACGATCACAT